From Tachyglossus aculeatus isolate mTacAcu1 chromosome X5, mTacAcu1.pri, whole genome shotgun sequence, a single genomic window includes:
- the LOC119947622 gene encoding olfactory receptor 2T1-like: MTKWNESSGTEFFLVGLFVHLSCPGLLVSALLIVYLLALAGNSLMILLIRTDSRLHTPMYFFLSQLSLMDLLFTSVVVPKVLIDYLLNTSTITPVGCGVQMFLVMTLGGGEGLLLGFMSYDRYVAVCHPLRYPLLMPQVKCRRMGIGACVGAAVVSLFNTVLTMCLPYCRTREVHHFLCEPPALLKLACVDVSVYEPAVFAISSFVILIPFLLILASYAHILLAILQMPSTGRWRKVAITCSSHLLVVHLYYGAAMLMYIRPSSQHSPGEDNILAVFYTVFTPMLNPLIYSLRNKEVTGALKKLFQEFWA; encoded by the coding sequence ATGACGAAGTGGAACGAATCTTCAGGGACTGAGTTCTTCCTAGTTGGGCTGTTTGTTCACCTGTCTTGTCCTGGCCTGCTTGTCTCCGCCCTCTTGATAGTTTATCTGCTGGCCCTGGCTGGCAACAGCCTTATGATACTCCTCATCCGGACAGACTcccgtctccacacccccatgtacttcttcctcagccaGCTCTCCCTCATGGACCTGCTCTTCACCTCGGTCGTAGTCCCCAAGGTGCTCATCGACTACCTCCTGAACACCAGTACGATCACCCCCGTTGGCTGTGGGGTCCAGATGTTCCTTGTGATGACCCTTGGGGGAGGCGAAGGTCTCCTTCTGGGtttcatgtcctacgaccgctacgttgcTGTCTGCCACCCTCTCCGCTACCCTCTCCTGATGCCCCAGGTCAAGTGCCGGAGGATGGGAATTGGGGCTTGCGTGGGCGCTGCCGTGGTTTCTCTCTTTAATACCGTCCTCACCATGTGTTTGCCTTACTGCAGAACCCGGGAAGTCCACCACTTTCTCTGCGAACCACCGGCCCTGCTCAAGCTGGCCTGTGTCGACGTGTCTGTCTATGAGCCGGCTGTCTTTGCTATCAGCAGCTTTGTGATCCTCATCCCTTTCCTGCTGATCCTGGCCTCTTATGCCCACATCCTGCTCGCCATCCTGCAGATGCCCTCGACGGGAAGATGGAGAAAGGTGGCcatcacctgctcctcccacctcctcgtGGTCCACCTGTACTATGGGGCGGCCATGTTGATGTACATCCGGCCAAGCTCCCAGCATTCCCCAGGGGAGGATAACATCCTGGCGGTGTTCTatactgtcttcacccccatgctgaaccctctCATTTACAGTCTCCGGAATAAGGAGGTCACCGGGGCCCTGAAGAAGCTCTTCCAAGAATTTTGGGCCTAG